CCTGTCTGAGGGGTCTTCCCGCCGCCATCGGGCTCTTCGAGCGGAACTACCTCGCGAAGCTGCCGGGGCTGCTCCGGGGTCCCAAGCAGCCCGAGGCGATGATCGACGACGTCTGCCAGCTGGCGCGCGTGAAGCTCCTGGTCCCCACTCCCGAAGGGGACCCGAAGATCGCCGAGTACACGGGACGAGGCGCGCTGCTGAGCTGGGTGCGTGTCACCGCCGTGCGCATCGCCATCAAGCTGCAGGCCGGCCAGAAGCCCGCTCCCGATCAAGACTCGGACACCGTGTTCGAGGCGTTGCCGGCGCCGGGAATGGACGCGGAGCTGGACCTCATCAAGCGGCGCTACCACAACGACTTCCGCCAGGCCGTGCGCGAGGCCTTCTCCGAGCTCCCGGCGGACGATCGCCACCTGCTGCGCCTCTACTTCGTCGATCAGCTCTCGATGTACGAGCTGGCCTCGCTCTTTCGCGTCAATCAATCGACGGTCTCCCGTTGGTTGAAGAGTGCCCGGCAGGAGATCTACGAGGACACCCGGCGCCGTCTGCAGGCGCGGCTGGGCCTCTCCACCGGTGACTTCAAGAGCTTCCTGGCCGTCCTCGACAGCCAGCTCGATCTGAACATCAGCCAGCTCCTGGGGAAGGCGGACGGAGGGAGCCGGACTCCAGGGAAGGACTGACGCGGAGGCACACGCCTCCGGGGGTCCTACGGGGCTCCATAGGACTGGTTGCGCAGCAGCGCCGTTCCGGGGCTCGCGTCCGCGCGGCGCACCATGCAGCGGTCCCCCCCACCCAGCTCGAGCGCCGCGCCCTTCTGGAAACGGTTGGGACACTCCTCGAGGATCGTCGCCAGTGCGCGGCCGTCGCGGGTCCGGGCCAGGCAGGTGGCGCCGTCGGGAGCCCACGCCGCTTCGAACGAGGCCCGCGCGGGATCCCAGCCGTCGACGGCCTCCGTCGTCCGCGCGAGCACGCCGAGCCGATCGTACATGTCGATGGCGGTGTCCTGGTACGTGTGGCTGCGGCCGTTGCCGCAGTAATCCGCGCGAGCCATGCGCGTGCAGGCCTGATGGAGGTCGGCCAGTGAATGCCCGTCGCGGCGCTCCCAGGGCTTGTAGCCCCAGCGGATGCACTTGGTGATGGCGCCGTTCTCACAGGCGAAGGTGAGCTTGCCCGGGACGTCCTGGCGTGCGCCGCTCGCGTCCCAGACGCCGCCCACCGCGAGCGCCCGGGGGTCGGGCACGCGATCCAGGGCGACGCAGGGGTTCTCCCACTCCTGGGCCACCGCGTTCCACGCCTCGATGCGGTACCAGACCATCCCGGGATCCTCGGGGGCGGGCTCGGCGCCGCAGATGGCCACCTCCACGGGCTTGCCGTCGCTCGCCGTGCCCTGGAGCACGGTGCCGACGACGCCCTTCCCCGAGGCCACCAGACGTCCGCCCTCGAGGGTCAGGGCCTTCGTCCCGGCATCCGCCTGGCGCAGGGGCGCGAGGTCCACCGAGACGAGCACGCTGCTCACCTCGGGAGCCGTCTTCTCGGTGTCCCAACTGCGCTTGGTGCCCCACAGCATCGTCCCCTGGGGCTTGACGGTGCGGTGAGGTGCCTGGGACTGGCACCGCCGCGCGTAGCGCTCGGCCTCGGACACCTGGACGGCCGTACGCTGGGGTTTCGCGGTGGCCGGAGTGGCGGCTTGAGCCAGCGCGGGAATCTGAAGGCACATCCAGGCGAGCAGGTACTTCTTCATCACGGTCACCGTTTTCCGTGGGTCGAGTTCACGAGGGGCTCGAACGACTGGCCCACATCCGTTCAGAGCCGGTGACTTGGAGAATCATGCGGAAAATTCGTGAGGGACCGCGCTCAGAGGGCCAGCAGCGTCTGCTCGATGGGGCGCTCCAGGCCCTCGGCGTAGTACCGGACGCGCAGGTTCTGGTCGGGATCCCACCCGGCCCTGCCGCTCGCGCCCGGGTCCAGCACGGCGAAGTTCCTCCGGAAGAGCACGCGTCCCTCCGGATTGCCCGGCAGCTCCAGCAGCCTCCCCGAGAAGAGGTCCTGGTACATGTCCACCGCCTCGGAGCCGAGGCCGAGCTCCACCACCTTGCGGATGAGGCCGTCCGGCGGCAGCGAGCCGATGCCACTGGACACCACCTGGGTGATCTCCGGCAGGTCGGAATCGGAGCGCTTGTGGAAGGGCACGCGCGAGCGCAACCGCGCCGTCGTCCCTACGTGGACGTCCCCGCTCAGCGATGTCACCTCCGTGCCGGGCGAGCGCTTGCGAAACTCGAAGAGGCGGTTGAGCAGCTTGCGCAGCTCCTCGGTGTTGTTGGGCGCCATCCACGAGTCGCGCACGTCGCACAGGAACGAGTCGAAACCGAGCTTCTCCAGCAGCTTGCTGGCCGCGGCCACCTTCGCGTGCAGCGGGGGCACGCCCGTGACGACGAAGAGCCGCTTGAGCCCGGCGGGCACCTGCGCCTCCAACCACGCATCCACCTCGGCCCACTGCTTCCGGCCGATGATGGTCTGGTCCTTCCAGCTCCGGTGCGTGCGCGCGTCGAGCACCAGGAACCCCAGTCCGTTGCTCACCCACCCGAAGCCATACGAGTGCTCGCTGAAGGCGGGCGGGTTCAGCCGTGCCTGGAACTCCTCGAACGTCGTCCGCGCGGCCTCGAAGAAGGCGCGATCCGCGGGGGTCACCTCGTCATGGGAGCCCCACCCATCGAAGATGTCGTGGTCGTCCCACATCATCATCGAGGGCACCGAGCCGAGCACCGAGGCGAGCTCGGGCCGCTGCCACGTGTCGCAATAGAGGACGCGGAAGGACTCCCGGAGCCGCTGCATCAGCGCCTCGTTCTCCGGCGTCAGGTGGTCGTCCAGGTCGTTGCGCTGCCAGGCCTCGCGGATGTGGTCCGCGTAGATCTGATCGCCCATGTGGAGGAGCAGGTCCACCTCCCCCGCCGCGACCACCTCGCCGAGCCGCTTCCACATGGCATGACGCCGGCCGTGATCGCTCACCACGTAGCCGCCATTGCAGCTCACCAGGCCGATCCGCAGGGGCTGACCGGGTGGAGGCAGCAGCCGGAAACGGCCGAGCCCACCGGACTGGGAGAGCTGTGTAAGGGAGGGCAACCCCTCGGGTGTGGCCGAGACGGCCACCGCGTATTCGACCGTGGAGGACCCGGCGAGGCCGTCGAGGTCGAACGTGCCATGGAGGAAGGTGGAGCCGGTGGGCTGGGAGAGCCGTGCCTCACGTGACTGGAACGCGCCCTCCCCCGAGCGGAAGACGAGCCGGGCGTGGGAGAGCCCGTCCTTCGCGGTGACGCAGATGCGGGCCGTGGTGCTGGTGCAGTACCCGATGGTGGTGATCAATGGCCTCGCCATGGCGCCATCATTC
This region of Archangium lipolyticum genomic DNA includes:
- a CDS encoding alkaline phosphatase D family protein; its protein translation is MARPLITTIGYCTSTTARICVTAKDGLSHARLVFRSGEGAFQSREARLSQPTGSTFLHGTFDLDGLAGSSTVEYAVAVSATPEGLPSLTQLSQSGGLGRFRLLPPPGQPLRIGLVSCNGGYVVSDHGRRHAMWKRLGEVVAAGEVDLLLHMGDQIYADHIREAWQRNDLDDHLTPENEALMQRLRESFRVLYCDTWQRPELASVLGSVPSMMMWDDHDIFDGWGSHDEVTPADRAFFEAARTTFEEFQARLNPPAFSEHSYGFGWVSNGLGFLVLDARTHRSWKDQTIIGRKQWAEVDAWLEAQVPAGLKRLFVVTGVPPLHAKVAAASKLLEKLGFDSFLCDVRDSWMAPNNTEELRKLLNRLFEFRKRSPGTEVTSLSGDVHVGTTARLRSRVPFHKRSDSDLPEITQVVSSGIGSLPPDGLIRKVVELGLGSEAVDMYQDLFSGRLLELPGNPEGRVLFRRNFAVLDPGASGRAGWDPDQNLRVRYYAEGLERPIEQTLLAL
- a CDS encoding ADYC domain-containing protein encodes the protein MKKYLLAWMCLQIPALAQAATPATAKPQRTAVQVSEAERYARRCQSQAPHRTVKPQGTMLWGTKRSWDTEKTAPEVSSVLVSVDLAPLRQADAGTKALTLEGGRLVASGKGVVGTVLQGTASDGKPVEVAICGAEPAPEDPGMVWYRIEAWNAVAQEWENPCVALDRVPDPRALAVGGVWDASGARQDVPGKLTFACENGAITKCIRWGYKPWERRDGHSLADLHQACTRMARADYCGNGRSHTYQDTAIDMYDRLGVLARTTEAVDGWDPARASFEAAWAPDGATCLARTRDGRALATILEECPNRFQKGAALELGGGDRCMVRRADASPGTALLRNQSYGAP
- a CDS encoding sigma-70 family RNA polymerase sigma factor, translated to MPGLAATFLAHAKVRFVPPADASELEGLLVRTWETARAQWPAVNLPAEPFVKHLAERLPEANPDSPIEPLLAQLSLAELYLACACLRGLPAAIGLFERNYLAKLPGLLRGPKQPEAMIDDVCQLARVKLLVPTPEGDPKIAEYTGRGALLSWVRVTAVRIAIKLQAGQKPAPDQDSDTVFEALPAPGMDAELDLIKRRYHNDFRQAVREAFSELPADDRHLLRLYFVDQLSMYELASLFRVNQSTVSRWLKSARQEIYEDTRRRLQARLGLSTGDFKSFLAVLDSQLDLNISQLLGKADGGSRTPGKD